In Desertibacillus haloalkaliphilus, a single genomic region encodes these proteins:
- a CDS encoding NAD(P)/FAD-dependent oxidoreductase, whose product MYDVIVIGGGPSGLMATIAAAEQGTRVLLLDKGNKLGRKLAISGGGRCNVTNRMDTEELIKHIPGNGRFMYSPFSVFNNENIISFFESLGIQLKEEDRGRMFPISDKAQTVVDTLLNKVNELGVDIRTNTSVKKVRYDEEKVVGVTIDHGEEIDANAVVIATGGKSVPHTGSTGDGYPWAKEAGHTITELYPTEVPITSNEPFIKSKELQGLSLRNIELSVINPKGKTIITHEGDMIFTHFGISGPAVLRCSQFVVKALKKFKTGKVTMAIDVLPTKSKEDVFQEMKKIAAAEPKKAIKNVLKGYIPERFLLFLLEKIGLDATTPYTNLSHETLRELALEIKEFSFSVNGTLSIEKAFVTGGGVSVKEIYPKRMESKKKAGLFFCGEVLDIHGYTGGYNITVAFSTGYTAGRSAGERILQLQ is encoded by the coding sequence ATGTATGATGTCATAGTCATTGGCGGCGGTCCTTCTGGGCTAATGGCAACCATTGCTGCAGCTGAGCAAGGCACTCGCGTTTTGCTGCTTGATAAAGGCAACAAGCTCGGGCGCAAACTAGCGATTTCAGGCGGTGGTCGCTGTAATGTGACCAATCGAATGGACACCGAAGAGTTAATCAAACATATCCCAGGAAACGGACGCTTTATGTATAGTCCTTTTTCCGTGTTTAACAACGAGAATATTATTTCTTTCTTTGAATCGCTTGGCATTCAACTAAAAGAAGAAGATCGCGGTCGGATGTTTCCTATTAGTGACAAAGCACAAACGGTTGTGGATACATTGCTGAACAAAGTGAACGAACTTGGTGTCGACATTCGCACGAATACAAGTGTGAAAAAGGTTCGCTATGATGAGGAGAAGGTTGTCGGAGTCACGATTGATCATGGTGAGGAGATCGATGCCAACGCCGTAGTGATTGCCACAGGCGGAAAGTCAGTTCCACATACAGGCTCCACCGGTGATGGATACCCGTGGGCAAAAGAAGCAGGACATACCATTACAGAGCTTTATCCGACCGAGGTTCCAATCACATCAAATGAACCGTTTATTAAGTCAAAAGAATTACAAGGCTTATCCCTGCGTAACATCGAACTATCTGTCATCAATCCAAAGGGAAAAACGATCATTACTCATGAAGGAGATATGATTTTTACCCACTTTGGCATTTCTGGACCGGCCGTGCTCCGTTGCAGCCAGTTTGTTGTCAAAGCACTCAAAAAGTTTAAAACGGGTAAAGTAACGATGGCGATCGACGTCCTTCCTACCAAATCAAAAGAAGACGTCTTTCAAGAAATGAAAAAGATCGCAGCCGCTGAGCCGAAAAAAGCGATCAAAAATGTGTTAAAAGGGTACATACCTGAACGCTTCCTCCTATTCTTATTAGAGAAAATCGGACTTGATGCGACGACACCTTATACGAATCTCTCACATGAGACTCTCCGAGAGCTCGCTTTAGAAATCAAAGAATTTTCGTTTTCAGTCAATGGAACGTTGTCGATTGAAAAAGCGTTTGTCACTGGTGGCGGTGTATCAGTAAAAGAAATTTATCCAAAACGAATGGAATCAAAAAAGAAGGCTGGCCTGTTTTTCTGTGGTGAAGTGCTCGATATTCATGGCTATACCGGTGGTTACAACATTACCGTTGCCTTTTCAACAGGATACACTGCAGGACGTTCCGCAGGTGAACGGATTCTCCAGCTCCAATAA
- a CDS encoding GerAB/ArcD/ProY family transporter, with product MKEEHYKLVPFEVSILLIAMITSIGILTLPKTLATEMNNPDGWISILISGMIMMFLLHLYVKLQRNFPGENLLQFLKKSTFGFFIAKTIAVMFIVNFIGVVAFDVRLLAIVLKMYLLDQTPSEIIIAVMLLTSTYAVSKGLQGITHLSLLFVPIVIGIMVVMLISNIPNGDFDELLPIMGDGVLQIDEGIRHGIIHFAGIKILFFLMAYMDKKHLKSFPLNTGLGLTVLLKAFAVVVSFAVFSVNMNKTIIFPTIELGKEIEIVGGFIERLESLLLVIWIMTIFLTLALAQYLSIKLIHEEFLRQKKGFYLLGTVVFIIFLVSFIPDSISEIEYLIIVLESYSFLLIIFSLLCGYVILWIRRKKKKIVTENSL from the coding sequence TTGAAGGAAGAACATTACAAACTCGTACCTTTTGAAGTTAGTATTTTGTTAATAGCGATGATAACAAGTATTGGAATATTAACGTTGCCTAAGACATTAGCAACTGAAATGAATAATCCAGATGGATGGATTTCAATCTTGATTAGTGGAATGATCATGATGTTTTTATTGCATTTGTACGTTAAGCTACAAAGGAATTTTCCCGGGGAGAACCTTTTACAATTTTTAAAAAAGTCTACTTTTGGGTTCTTTATAGCAAAAACAATAGCTGTTATGTTTATTGTTAATTTTATTGGCGTTGTTGCATTTGATGTACGCTTACTGGCTATAGTATTAAAAATGTATTTGCTCGATCAAACTCCTTCAGAAATTATTATTGCAGTCATGCTTTTAACTTCAACTTATGCTGTTTCGAAAGGTCTTCAAGGAATTACCCACCTTAGTTTATTGTTTGTCCCCATTGTTATTGGCATCATGGTTGTCATGTTGATTTCCAACATCCCTAACGGTGATTTTGATGAGTTACTGCCGATTATGGGCGACGGTGTCTTACAGATAGATGAAGGTATAAGACATGGTATCATTCACTTTGCAGGAATTAAAATTTTATTTTTTTTAATGGCTTATATGGATAAAAAACATTTAAAATCCTTCCCTCTAAATACCGGTTTAGGTTTAACTGTCTTATTAAAAGCTTTTGCAGTAGTAGTTTCTTTCGCCGTGTTTTCGGTAAATATGAATAAGACGATAATTTTCCCAACAATTGAGTTGGGAAAAGAAATTGAAATAGTTGGAGGGTTTATAGAACGTTTAGAATCACTTCTGCTAGTAATATGGATCATGACTATTTTTTTGACACTAGCACTTGCACAATATTTAAGTATAAAGTTAATTCATGAAGAATTTCTCCGTCAAAAAAAGGGATTTTATCTTTTAGGGACGGTTGTCTTTATTATATTTTTAGTTTCTTTTATTCCTGATTCAATTTCTGAAATTGAATATTTAATCATAGTTTTAGAATCTTATAGTTTCTTGTTAATAATCTTTAGTTTACTTTGCGGATATGTCATCCTGTGGATAAGGAGAAAGAAAAAAAAGATTGTTACAGAGAACTCCCTATAG
- a CDS encoding heavy metal translocating P-type ATPase, whose product MSEQQEKTYRVEGFTUANCAKTFETNVKHLDGVSDANVNFGASKITVYGMTTIEELEEAGAFENIKVRHEHEQRSKRIPFWRQKETIKVYIATLFVIAAFLLRLQYGEDHLLPVMGYVSAIIIGGYTLFKRGIKNLIRLDFDMSTLMTVAILGAAAIGEWGEGAVVVILFALSEALERYSMDKARHSIESLMDIAPKEALVRRGGEEIAVDVDDIQVNDVMIVKPGQKIAMDGIVSRGTSTVNQAAITGESVPVAKEKDDEVFAGTLNEEGLLEVTVTKRVEDTTLAKIIHLVEEAQAERAPSQQFVDRFAKYYTPAIIIFAFLLVVIPPLFFGGNWSDWIYRGLTVLVVGCPCALVISTPVAIVTAIGNAAKHGVLIKGGVHLEQAGALNVIAFDKTGTLTKGVPAVTDIIAFDNNEKEVLSLAAAIEKGSQHPLASAMIRKANERDCNLDQITVDDFQSLTGKGVTATINNKRYYVGSPTLFTDIQQTPLQPDINEQITNLQNEGKTVIALGTDHEVLSLFAIADETRESAAAVMKKLHQAGIKETVMLTGDNEQTAAAIGKATGVSHIKAELLPEDKLAAIKELQQNHKRVAMVGDGVNDAPALAASTVGVAMGGAGTDTALETADIALMADDLNKLPYTIKLSRRALAIIKQNITFSLAIKALALLLIIPGWLTLWLAIFADMGATLLVTFNSLRLLRVKE is encoded by the coding sequence ATGTCTGAACAACAAGAGAAAACGTATCGAGTCGAAGGATTCACCTGAGCAAATTGTGCGAAAACGTTCGAAACGAACGTTAAACACCTGGATGGTGTTTCTGATGCAAATGTAAATTTTGGTGCTTCTAAAATTACGGTATACGGTATGACAACGATTGAGGAGTTAGAGGAAGCGGGAGCGTTTGAGAATATTAAAGTCCGACATGAACATGAGCAAAGAAGCAAGCGTATCCCCTTTTGGCGGCAAAAGGAAACGATCAAAGTCTATATTGCCACACTATTTGTGATTGCAGCTTTTCTTCTTCGCTTACAATACGGCGAGGACCATCTTCTTCCGGTGATGGGCTATGTATCAGCAATTATCATTGGTGGGTATACCTTATTTAAAAGAGGAATCAAAAACCTCATCCGTCTCGATTTTGATATGTCGACATTGATGACAGTCGCGATACTTGGTGCGGCCGCGATTGGCGAATGGGGAGAAGGTGCTGTTGTTGTCATCTTATTCGCGTTAAGTGAAGCGCTTGAGCGATATTCGATGGATAAAGCACGGCACTCGATCGAATCGTTAATGGATATCGCACCAAAAGAAGCGCTCGTACGCCGTGGCGGGGAAGAAATCGCCGTCGATGTTGACGATATCCAAGTGAACGATGTCATGATTGTCAAACCAGGGCAAAAGATCGCCATGGATGGGATTGTCAGCCGCGGAACTTCAACGGTAAACCAAGCAGCGATCACTGGTGAATCAGTACCTGTTGCAAAAGAGAAAGATGATGAAGTGTTTGCTGGGACGTTGAATGAAGAAGGTTTATTAGAAGTTACCGTGACAAAGCGCGTAGAGGATACAACGTTAGCAAAAATCATTCATCTCGTTGAAGAAGCACAAGCAGAACGTGCCCCTTCGCAGCAATTTGTTGATCGCTTTGCTAAATATTATACGCCAGCGATTATCATTTTTGCGTTTTTACTTGTTGTCATCCCCCCCTTATTTTTCGGTGGGAACTGGAGCGATTGGATTTATCGTGGGTTAACGGTATTAGTTGTCGGTTGTCCATGTGCCCTAGTGATCTCAACCCCTGTTGCTATTGTGACAGCGATTGGTAACGCCGCTAAGCATGGCGTCTTAATTAAAGGTGGCGTTCATCTTGAGCAAGCAGGTGCATTGAACGTGATCGCTTTTGACAAAACCGGAACGCTCACAAAAGGGGTCCCTGCTGTTACTGATATCATTGCCTTTGACAACAATGAAAAAGAGGTTCTCTCACTCGCCGCAGCGATTGAAAAAGGCTCACAACACCCACTTGCGTCTGCGATGATCCGAAAAGCAAATGAACGAGATTGCAACCTTGACCAGATAACAGTCGATGACTTCCAATCACTAACCGGCAAAGGTGTTACAGCAACCATCAACAACAAACGCTATTATGTTGGCAGTCCAACACTTTTTACAGACATTCAGCAAACACCTTTACAGCCCGATATCAACGAACAGATAACCAACCTTCAAAATGAAGGAAAAACAGTGATTGCCCTTGGTACAGACCACGAAGTACTTTCTTTATTTGCGATCGCTGATGAAACACGTGAATCAGCTGCTGCTGTGATGAAAAAGCTTCATCAAGCAGGCATTAAAGAAACCGTGATGCTTACTGGTGATAACGAGCAAACGGCAGCCGCTATAGGAAAGGCGACAGGCGTTTCTCATATCAAAGCTGAGTTACTCCCTGAAGATAAGCTTGCAGCAATTAAAGAGCTCCAACAGAACCACAAGCGTGTCGCAATGGTTGGAGATGGAGTTAATGATGCCCCTGCCCTTGCCGCATCAACGGTAGGTGTTGCGATGGGTGGTGCTGGAACAGATACAGCACTCGAGACCGCAGATATCGCCCTAATGGCTGATGATTTAAATAAATTGCCATACACGATTAAGTTAAGCCGCCGAGCACTGGCGATTATCAAGCAAAACATCACCTTCTCACTAGCGATCAAAGCTCTAGCCTTACTACTTATCATCCCCGGCTGGCTTACGTTATGGTTAGCGATCTTTGCTGACATGGGTGCGACCTTACTCGTTACGTTTAACAGCTTACGCCTTTTGCGTGTGAAGGAATAG
- a CDS encoding TIGR01212 family radical SAM protein (This family includes YhcC from E. coli K-12, an uncharacterized radical SAM protein.): MDTTQTPLRFGDKRYHSWNYHLREQFGEKIFKIPLDAGFDCPNRDGTVASGGCTFCSERGSGDFAGDRKDDLITQFHTIKTNMHKKWKSGKYIGYFQAYSNTYAPVEQLREMFEVILEQDDVVGLSIATRPDCLPDDVVDYLAELNERTYLWVELGLQTIHEETAQLINRAHDYQCYIDGVNKLRKHGIRVCSHIINGLPTETPEMMLETVREVTKLDIQGIKIHLLHLLKRTPMVKQYEKGLLEFMSLDEYIKLVVDQLELLPPKVVVHRLTGDGPADLLIGPMWSLKKWDVLNGIEAELKRRDSWQGKYYNPERKES; encoded by the coding sequence ATGGATACAACTCAAACACCTTTACGTTTTGGAGATAAACGCTATCACTCATGGAACTATCACCTCCGTGAACAGTTCGGGGAAAAGATTTTTAAGATCCCCCTAGATGCAGGCTTTGATTGCCCAAACCGCGACGGTACGGTGGCTAGCGGCGGTTGTACGTTTTGTAGTGAGCGGGGATCGGGTGATTTTGCCGGGGACAGAAAAGATGACCTCATCACCCAGTTTCACACGATAAAAACGAACATGCATAAAAAGTGGAAAAGCGGCAAATACATCGGCTATTTCCAAGCATATAGCAACACATATGCACCTGTGGAGCAACTACGAGAGATGTTTGAAGTGATTTTAGAACAAGACGATGTTGTCGGCCTCTCAATTGCTACGCGTCCAGACTGTTTACCCGATGATGTTGTCGACTATTTAGCAGAACTCAACGAACGTACGTATTTATGGGTCGAGCTAGGCTTACAAACGATTCACGAAGAAACGGCTCAGTTGATTAATCGTGCCCATGACTATCAATGCTACATTGACGGTGTGAATAAACTACGTAAGCATGGCATTCGCGTTTGTTCTCATATTATTAATGGATTACCGACAGAAACACCAGAGATGATGCTTGAAACCGTTCGTGAAGTCACGAAGCTCGACATCCAAGGGATTAAAATTCACCTTTTACATTTATTAAAGCGAACACCGATGGTCAAACAGTATGAAAAAGGCTTGCTAGAATTTATGAGCTTAGACGAATATATCAAACTCGTTGTCGACCAGCTAGAGCTCCTCCCTCCAAAAGTCGTCGTTCATCGCTTAACTGGTGATGGTCCAGCCGATTTGTTAATTGGACCGATGTGGAGCTTGAAAAAATGGGACGTACTAAACGGAATTGAAGCGGAGCTCAAACGTCGAGACAGCTGGCAAGGAAAGTACTACAACCCAGAAAGGAAGGAAAGTTAA
- the leuS gene encoding leucine--tRNA ligase: MAFSHEQIEKKWQTYWEENKTFKTNEDEGKEKFYALDMFPYPSGAGLHVGHPEGYTATDILSRMKRMQGYNVLHPMGWDAFGLPAEQFALDTGKHPREFTQANIDNFRRQIKALGFSYDWDREINTTDPNYYKWTQWIFLQLYKKGLAYVDEVAVNWCPALGTVLANEEVIDGKSERGGHPVERRPMKQWMLKITAYADRLLEDLEELDWPESIKDMQRNWIGRSEGAEITFDVDGHDDAITVFTTRPDTLFGATYMVLAPEHQLVDKVTTDAQEAAVTDYKQKVATKSDLERTELSKEKTGVFTGAYAINPANGEKLPIWIADYVLVSYGTGAIMAVPAHDERDYEFAKTFELPIKEVVAGGDVEKEAYTEDGKLVNSEFLNGLNKQEAISKMIDWLEEQNKGKKQITYRLRDWLFSRQRYWGEPIPIIHFEDGSMKPVPEEELPLVLPEMDEIKPSGTGESPLANAKDWLEVVDPETGLKGRRETNTMPQWAGSCWYYLRYIDPTNETALADKEKLDKWLPVDIYIGGAEHAVLHLLYARFWHKVLYDLGVVSTKEPFQKLYNQGMILGENNEKMSKSKGNVVNPDDIIQSHGADTLRLYEMFMGPLDASIAWSENGLDGARRFLDRVWRLFVPNETGELNPAITSGQGSDDFARIYHQTVKKVSEDFDGLRFNVGISQLMVFINEAYKQEELPREYLEGFVKLIAPVAPHLGEELWEKLGNSGTLAYAEWPTYDEAYLVENEVEIVAQINGKVRAKIVIPTDANKEQMEEIALANEKIKEEIEGKTVRKVIAVPGKLVNIVAN, from the coding sequence ATGGCATTCTCTCATGAGCAGATTGAAAAGAAGTGGCAAACGTATTGGGAAGAAAATAAGACATTTAAAACAAATGAAGACGAAGGGAAAGAGAAGTTTTATGCGCTAGATATGTTCCCTTATCCATCAGGCGCAGGTCTTCATGTTGGGCATCCAGAAGGCTACACGGCAACGGACATCTTATCACGTATGAAACGAATGCAAGGCTATAATGTCCTTCACCCGATGGGATGGGATGCGTTCGGGCTGCCCGCAGAGCAGTTTGCCTTAGATACAGGGAAGCATCCGCGTGAGTTTACTCAAGCAAATATTGATAATTTCCGCCGTCAGATTAAGGCATTAGGCTTTTCGTATGACTGGGATCGTGAAATTAATACAACGGATCCGAACTATTACAAATGGACACAGTGGATCTTTTTACAGCTATATAAAAAAGGACTTGCTTACGTAGATGAAGTAGCCGTGAACTGGTGTCCAGCATTAGGTACGGTGCTTGCAAATGAAGAAGTCATTGACGGAAAAAGTGAGCGTGGAGGCCATCCGGTCGAACGTCGTCCAATGAAGCAATGGATGCTAAAAATCACTGCTTATGCGGATCGTCTGTTAGAGGATCTTGAAGAGCTTGATTGGCCTGAAAGCATTAAGGATATGCAGCGAAACTGGATTGGCCGTTCAGAAGGGGCTGAAATTACGTTTGATGTTGATGGACATGATGATGCGATTACGGTCTTCACTACTCGTCCGGATACGTTATTTGGAGCAACGTATATGGTCTTAGCACCTGAGCATCAGCTCGTTGACAAAGTAACAACAGACGCACAAGAAGCAGCTGTTACTGATTACAAGCAAAAAGTCGCAACGAAAAGTGATCTTGAGCGTACGGAGCTTTCTAAGGAAAAAACAGGTGTCTTCACTGGTGCGTATGCGATCAACCCAGCGAATGGTGAGAAGCTACCAATTTGGATTGCTGATTATGTATTAGTGAGCTACGGTACAGGGGCGATTATGGCTGTCCCGGCACACGATGAACGTGACTATGAATTTGCAAAAACATTTGAGCTCCCAATCAAAGAAGTGGTTGCTGGTGGTGATGTTGAAAAAGAAGCCTACACAGAAGATGGTAAGCTGGTAAATTCAGAGTTTTTAAATGGCTTAAATAAGCAAGAAGCGATTTCAAAAATGATCGATTGGCTTGAAGAACAGAACAAAGGGAAAAAGCAAATTACGTATCGTTTGCGTGATTGGTTATTTAGTCGTCAACGCTATTGGGGCGAGCCGATTCCGATTATTCACTTTGAAGACGGCTCAATGAAGCCTGTTCCCGAAGAGGAACTGCCACTTGTGCTTCCGGAAATGGATGAAATTAAACCATCAGGTACAGGTGAGTCACCGCTCGCTAACGCAAAGGACTGGCTTGAAGTGGTCGATCCAGAAACAGGATTGAAAGGACGCCGTGAAACGAATACGATGCCACAATGGGCTGGTAGCTGCTGGTATTACCTCCGTTACATTGATCCGACAAACGAGACTGCACTAGCGGATAAAGAAAAGCTTGATAAGTGGCTTCCTGTTGATATTTATATCGGTGGGGCAGAGCATGCAGTTCTTCACTTATTGTACGCTCGTTTCTGGCATAAAGTTTTATATGATCTCGGTGTGGTGAGCACAAAAGAGCCATTCCAAAAGCTGTATAACCAAGGAATGATCTTAGGTGAGAACAATGAGAAAATGAGTAAGTCAAAAGGGAATGTCGTAAACCCTGACGACATTATTCAATCTCACGGTGCTGATACACTTCGTCTTTATGAAATGTTTATGGGTCCACTTGATGCTTCAATTGCTTGGTCTGAAAATGGCTTAGATGGTGCAAGACGTTTCCTTGATCGCGTATGGCGCTTGTTTGTTCCAAATGAAACAGGTGAACTTAACCCAGCGATTACATCAGGACAAGGCTCAGATGACTTCGCGCGTATTTATCACCAAACCGTGAAAAAGGTTAGTGAAGACTTTGACGGGCTTCGCTTTAACGTAGGGATTTCACAATTGATGGTGTTCATCAATGAAGCGTATAAGCAAGAAGAGCTGCCAAGAGAGTATCTTGAAGGCTTTGTGAAGCTAATTGCACCAGTCGCTCCACACCTTGGGGAAGAGCTATGGGAGAAGCTTGGCAACAGCGGAACTCTTGCTTACGCTGAGTGGCCAACCTATGATGAAGCGTATTTAGTGGAAAATGAAGTGGAAATCGTTGCACAAATTAACGGAAAAGTACGTGCTAAGATTGTCATTCCAACAGATGCAAACAAAGAGCAAATGGAAGAGATCGCTCTAGCAAACGAAAAGATTAAAGAAGAGATTGAAGGCAAAACGGTACGTAAAGTAATTGCTGTACCTGGTAAGCTTGTCAATATTGTTGCAAATTAA
- a CDS encoding putative polysaccharide biosynthesis protein, which yields MSESKLLRGTMILTAATFISKILGLIYIFPFTAIVGQQGIALYSYGYLPYTVLLSVATLGVPLAVSKFVSKYNALGDYYTGRRLFKSGLIVMSVTGFLSFILLFSLAPQIASWIIRNPDELNGNSMADIVFTIRMVSTALLIVPLMSIIRGYFQGFQSMGPTAVSQVVEQIVRIIFILSLTFLIVGVYQGEVGLAVGFATFGAFVGALGGLAVLLTYWFKRKKYLDRQVEESTVNQQLPLTKMYKELISYALPLSFVGLAIPLFQFIDLFTFNNALQAAGVALAQAEVAFAAFTQTAHKLILIPVALATAFSITLVPTITKSYTDGDHDLMQKQISQTYQVILFLTLPAAVGLAVLAYPAFATLYGLEHVEIGGHILRYYAPIAIVFSLFAVSAAILQGMNQQRFAVISLVSGLVVKGALNYWLIYTFGPIGGVVATYLGYVVAIAINVWAIGKYANYNYSFVAKRALLITLFVSAMAVVVIIVRMIAEMILPMNTWLHELIVLAVGVISGGAFYLWLSIRTQLAVQILGHRLKFLQRKRKKQSEAER from the coding sequence ATGTCCGAATCAAAATTACTGCGGGGGACGATGATCTTAACCGCGGCAACGTTTATTTCGAAAATATTAGGGTTAATTTACATCTTCCCATTTACGGCAATTGTCGGTCAGCAGGGGATTGCTTTATACTCATATGGGTATTTACCTTATACCGTATTATTAAGTGTCGCTACGTTAGGTGTCCCGCTGGCGGTATCTAAGTTTGTCTCCAAGTATAATGCGCTTGGTGATTATTACACAGGAAGAAGGCTTTTCAAATCTGGACTGATTGTGATGTCGGTTACGGGCTTTCTCTCGTTTATTCTCCTGTTTTCCCTTGCGCCGCAGATCGCAAGTTGGATTATCCGCAATCCAGATGAATTGAATGGGAACTCGATGGCCGATATCGTGTTTACGATTCGGATGGTTAGTACGGCATTATTGATTGTTCCGTTAATGTCAATTATTCGCGGATACTTTCAAGGTTTTCAATCGATGGGACCGACTGCGGTTTCACAAGTGGTTGAACAGATCGTACGGATCATCTTTATTTTAAGTTTAACGTTTTTAATTGTCGGTGTGTATCAAGGTGAGGTTGGACTTGCGGTTGGTTTTGCAACCTTTGGAGCGTTTGTCGGGGCGCTTGGTGGCTTAGCTGTTTTACTTACGTACTGGTTTAAGCGGAAGAAATACCTTGATCGTCAAGTAGAAGAAAGCACAGTGAATCAGCAGCTTCCACTAACAAAGATGTATAAAGAATTAATTTCTTATGCGCTGCCGTTATCCTTTGTCGGCCTTGCAATTCCATTGTTTCAATTTATCGATTTGTTTACCTTTAACAACGCCCTGCAAGCGGCGGGGGTAGCACTAGCGCAAGCAGAGGTTGCATTTGCTGCTTTTACGCAAACAGCACATAAACTAATTTTAATTCCAGTTGCGCTAGCGACGGCATTTTCGATTACACTCGTGCCAACAATTACGAAGTCATATACCGATGGCGATCATGACTTGATGCAAAAGCAAATCTCGCAGACGTATCAAGTCATCCTATTTTTAACATTACCTGCGGCAGTCGGATTAGCCGTGCTTGCTTACCCGGCGTTTGCGACGCTTTATGGACTAGAGCATGTCGAGATTGGCGGACATATCCTACGATATTATGCTCCGATTGCGATTGTCTTCTCCTTATTTGCGGTTAGTGCGGCAATTTTACAAGGGATGAACCAACAGCGCTTTGCTGTGATTAGCTTAGTAAGTGGGCTAGTTGTAAAAGGAGCTCTCAACTACTGGTTAATCTATACGTTCGGTCCAATTGGTGGTGTTGTCGCTACTTATCTAGGATATGTGGTTGCGATTGCGATCAATGTTTGGGCGATTGGGAAATATGCCAACTACAACTATTCATTCGTTGCTAAACGAGCATTGTTAATCACCCTGTTTGTCTCAGCAATGGCGGTTGTTGTGATCATTGTTAGGATGATCGCAGAAATGATCTTACCAATGAATACTTGGCTACATGAACTCATTGTTTTAGCCGTTGGTGTTATCAGTGGGGGAGCTTTCTACTTATGGCTTAGTATTCGTACACAATTAGCGGTACAAATTCTCGGTCACCGTCTGAAGTTTTTGCAGCGAAAACGGAAGAAGCAAAGTGAGGCTGAAAGATAA
- a CDS encoding secondary thiamine-phosphate synthase enzyme YjbQ has protein sequence MLGKRTLETNRRDEMIDVTAEVEQFIREQKINNGIVTVYCPHTTAGITINENADPDVKHDMLMRLDEVYPWEHAKYRHLEGNSASHLKASTVGPSQTVIVDEGRLVLGTWQGVYFCEFDGPRRRTFYMKAIEG, from the coding sequence TTGTTAGGAAAGCGTACGTTAGAGACGAATAGACGTGATGAAATGATTGATGTGACAGCAGAGGTCGAGCAGTTTATTCGTGAACAGAAGATCAATAATGGGATTGTGACTGTATATTGTCCACATACGACAGCTGGGATTACGATTAATGAAAATGCGGATCCTGATGTGAAGCATGATATGTTAATGCGTTTGGATGAGGTTTATCCGTGGGAGCATGCGAAGTATCGTCATCTTGAGGGGAATTCTGCTTCGCATTTGAAGGCGAGTACGGTTGGGCCTTCGCAAACGGTGATTGTTGATGAGGGGAGACTTGTACTCGGGACGTGGCAGGGGGTTTACTTTTGTGAGTTTGATGGACCGCGTCGGCGCACGTTTTATATGAAGGCAATTGAGGGTTGA
- a CDS encoding class I SAM-dependent methyltransferase, whose protein sequence is MKLHGILPFARFLLEAALEKGGIAIDCTIGNGNDTLYLANLVGSEGHVYGFDIQGQALINTKERLQEHGVLERTTLFEASHDQIDTLIPKETRINAAIFNLGYLPGGNKEIVTEPTSTIAALEQLLARLEPGGIIVLVVYHGHEQGKVERDAVTEFVTAIDQKSCHVLRYEFVNQTNNPPFILALEKR, encoded by the coding sequence ATGAAGTTACATGGCATACTCCCATTTGCACGTTTCTTGCTTGAGGCGGCACTAGAAAAAGGAGGCATTGCGATTGATTGTACAATCGGAAACGGAAATGACACCCTCTACCTCGCCAATCTCGTTGGGAGTGAGGGCCATGTCTATGGTTTTGACATTCAAGGGCAAGCGCTCATCAACACAAAAGAGCGTTTGCAGGAACACGGTGTGTTGGAGCGAACAACATTATTTGAAGCTAGTCACGACCAAATCGACACATTGATTCCAAAAGAAACGCGGATTAACGCTGCTATTTTTAATTTGGGGTATTTACCAGGTGGAAACAAAGAGATCGTCACCGAGCCAACATCGACGATTGCAGCTCTTGAACAGCTACTCGCTCGTCTCGAGCCTGGCGGAATTATTGTCCTTGTCGTCTATCACGGACATGAGCAAGGAAAAGTTGAACGAGATGCGGTGACCGAATTTGTCACAGCGATTGACCAAAAATCGTGCCACGTCCTCCGTTATGAATTTGTAAACCAAACGAACAACCCACCATTTATCCTTGCTCTTGAAAAACGTTAA